A stretch of Mesorhizobium sp. M2A.F.Ca.ET.046.03.2.1 DNA encodes these proteins:
- the kdpA gene encoding potassium-transporting ATPase subunit KdpA, with protein MTIYGWIQILLYCGILVALVKPVGFYMHRVFNGDRTVLSSVLVPIERGLYRLAGTNEREEQHWAVYTTGMLLFNLAGFLVLYALQRLQGVLPYNPAGMTAVDPQLAFNTAASFVTNTNWQNYGGESTMSYLVQMAGLTVQNFVSAATGIAIAIALIRGFARASGKSIGNFWVDLTRCTLYVLLPMCIVLTLVYVWLGIPQTLGPYVDATTLEGAKQTIALGPVASQVAIKMLGTNGGGFFNANAAHPFENPDAISNLIQMLTIFVLGAGLTNVFGRMVGSERQGWAILASMGVLFIAGVVVCYWAEAAGNPLVHALGIDGGNMEGKETRFGIALSALFAVITTSASCGAVNAMHDSFTALGGMIPIINMQLGEVIVGGVGAGFYGILMFVVIAVFVAGLMVGRTPEYLGKKIEAREVKMAMLAILCLPLAMLIFTAIAVVLPSAVASMANGGPHGFSEVLYAYTSSAANNGSAFGGLTGNTPWFNLTGAIGMLMGRFLVIIPALAIAGSLAAKKTVPASAGTFPTDGTLFVGLLVGVIIIVGGLTFFPSLAVGPIVEHLAMIHGQTF; from the coding sequence ATGACAATCTACGGCTGGATACAGATCCTTCTCTATTGCGGCATCCTCGTCGCGCTCGTTAAGCCGGTCGGCTTCTATATGCACCGCGTCTTCAACGGCGACCGCACTGTTCTTTCATCGGTTCTGGTTCCGATTGAACGCGGCCTTTATCGCTTAGCTGGCACCAATGAGCGAGAGGAACAACACTGGGCCGTCTACACGACAGGCATGCTGCTCTTCAATCTCGCCGGCTTCCTCGTTCTTTACGCGTTGCAGCGGCTGCAGGGCGTGCTGCCCTACAACCCCGCAGGCATGACCGCGGTCGACCCGCAGCTCGCCTTCAACACCGCCGCGAGCTTCGTCACCAACACCAACTGGCAGAACTACGGCGGCGAAAGCACGATGTCCTATCTCGTGCAGATGGCGGGCCTCACCGTCCAGAATTTCGTCTCGGCCGCCACCGGCATTGCGATTGCAATCGCATTGATCCGCGGCTTCGCTCGTGCCTCGGGCAAGTCGATCGGCAATTTCTGGGTCGATCTGACCCGCTGCACGCTCTACGTGCTCCTGCCGATGTGTATCGTGCTGACGCTGGTCTATGTCTGGCTCGGCATTCCGCAGACGCTTGGGCCCTATGTTGACGCCACCACGCTGGAAGGCGCCAAGCAGACCATCGCACTCGGACCGGTCGCCTCGCAGGTCGCCATCAAGATGCTCGGAACCAATGGCGGCGGCTTCTTCAACGCCAATGCCGCGCATCCGTTCGAGAATCCGGACGCGATCTCCAACTTGATCCAGATGCTGACCATCTTCGTGCTCGGCGCCGGCCTCACCAACGTCTTCGGCCGCATGGTCGGCAGTGAGCGCCAGGGCTGGGCGATCCTCGCCTCGATGGGCGTGCTGTTCATCGCCGGCGTCGTCGTCTGCTATTGGGCCGAGGCCGCCGGCAACCCGCTGGTCCATGCGCTCGGCATCGACGGCGGCAACATGGAAGGCAAGGAGACCCGCTTCGGCATCGCCCTGTCGGCCTTGTTCGCGGTCATCACCACCTCAGCCTCCTGCGGCGCCGTCAACGCCATGCACGATAGCTTCACCGCGCTCGGCGGCATGATCCCGATCATCAACATGCAGCTCGGCGAAGTCATCGTCGGCGGCGTCGGCGCCGGTTTCTACGGCATCCTGATGTTCGTCGTCATCGCCGTCTTCGTCGCCGGTCTGATGGTCGGCCGTACGCCGGAATATCTCGGCAAGAAGATCGAGGCCAGGGAGGTGAAGATGGCGATGCTCGCCATCCTGTGCCTGCCGCTGGCCATGCTGATCTTCACGGCGATCGCCGTGGTCCTGCCGAGCGCCGTGGCCTCGATGGCCAATGGCGGCCCGCACGGCTTCTCCGAGGTGCTCTATGCCTACACGTCGTCCGCCGCGAACAACGGCTCGGCCTTCGGCGGCCTCACCGGCAACACACCCTGGTTCAACCTCACGGGTGCAATCGGCATGCTGATGGGCCGCTTCCTGGTCATCATCCCGGCTCTGGCCATTGCCGGCTCGCTGGCGGCGAAGAAGACCGTGCCCGCTTCGGCCGGCACCTTCCCGACCGACGGCACGCTGTTCGTCGGCCTGCTGGTCGGCGTCATCATCATCGTCGGCGGCCTCACCTTCTTCCCGTCGCTCGCCGTCGGCCCGATCGTCGAGCATCTGGCGATGATCCATGGACAGACCTTCTGA
- a CDS encoding K(+)-transporting ATPase subunit F, which translates to MLLDYFLGGAVTLFLLAYLTYALIRPERF; encoded by the coding sequence ATGCTTCTCGATTATTTCCTTGGCGGCGCGGTGACCTTGTTCCTGCTCGCCTACCTTACCTACGCCCTCATCCGCCCCGAGCGTTTCTGA
- a CDS encoding amidase: MLETYKDSDALALAALVKRGEVAPAELVEAAITMIERLNASLNAVIHRLYDMARAQAATVDRNAPFAGVPYLLKELASSWKGAPLTNSCRYLKDFVADSDSEVVRRIKAAGLVLVGKSNAPENGWSITTEPKLYGATKNPWKQGITPGGSSGGAAAAIASRMVPIAEASDGAGSIRVPASCCGIVGLKPSRGRVSLAPYGDYWYGGAYFLCCSRTVRDTAAYLDAVAGALPGDAYTPPVPAESWLNLSARAPKKLRIGFTVTPPNGAAIDPEVKQTVLSTVALLERLGHDVEEHDMPLDADAAWKTYTDMTNVQTAATFGFLETLVGRPVTPNDLEPVTWAVIERGRATSGIKHVSDVEQLRLIGRDIVGDLNPYDIFITPTLTQLPRPLGYYDMSETDLDRYNAKWGDAVFNFPFNISGLPAISLPLGQSAGGVPIGVQLVGRYGDEASVLALSTQIEGEMPWRDRQPGI, from the coding sequence CTGCTCGAAACTTACAAAGATTCCGACGCGCTGGCGCTCGCCGCCCTGGTGAAGCGCGGCGAGGTCGCCCCCGCTGAGCTCGTTGAAGCGGCGATCACCATGATCGAACGCCTCAACGCATCGCTCAATGCTGTCATCCACCGCCTCTACGACATGGCGCGCGCCCAGGCGGCGACGGTGGACAGGAACGCACCCTTCGCCGGCGTGCCCTATCTGCTCAAGGAGCTCGCCTCGTCCTGGAAAGGCGCGCCTCTTACCAACTCCTGCCGCTACCTGAAGGACTTCGTCGCCGATTCCGACAGCGAAGTGGTGCGCCGCATCAAGGCCGCCGGGCTCGTCCTCGTCGGTAAATCCAACGCGCCGGAAAACGGCTGGTCGATCACCACCGAGCCAAAACTTTACGGCGCGACGAAAAACCCGTGGAAGCAAGGCATCACGCCGGGCGGATCGAGCGGCGGCGCTGCCGCCGCGATCGCTTCGCGCATGGTGCCGATCGCCGAGGCCAGCGACGGCGCAGGCTCGATCCGCGTGCCGGCTTCCTGCTGCGGCATTGTCGGCCTGAAGCCTTCGCGCGGCCGCGTCAGCCTCGCGCCCTACGGCGACTATTGGTATGGCGGCGCCTATTTCCTCTGCTGCTCACGCACCGTGCGCGACACCGCCGCCTATCTCGACGCGGTGGCCGGCGCCCTGCCCGGCGACGCCTACACCCCGCCGGTTCCGGCGGAAAGCTGGCTGAACCTCTCCGCACGGGCGCCGAAGAAGCTGCGCATCGGCTTTACCGTCACGCCGCCGAACGGCGCCGCGATAGATCCTGAAGTCAAGCAGACCGTGCTTTCCACGGTCGCCCTGCTCGAACGCCTCGGCCACGACGTCGAGGAGCATGACATGCCGCTCGACGCCGATGCCGCGTGGAAGACCTACACCGACATGACCAACGTGCAGACGGCCGCCACCTTCGGCTTCCTCGAAACGCTGGTCGGCCGCCCCGTGACACCGAACGATCTCGAGCCGGTGACCTGGGCGGTCATCGAGCGCGGCCGCGCGACCAGCGGCATCAAACATGTTTCCGACGTCGAGCAACTGAGGCTGATCGGCCGCGATATCGTCGGCGACCTAAACCCCTATGACATCTTCATCACCCCGACGCTGACGCAGCTGCCGCGCCCGCTCGGCTACTACGACATGTCGGAGACCGATCTCGACCGCTACAACGCCAAATGGGGCGACGCGGTCTTCAACTTCCCCTTCAACATCTCCGGCCTGCCGGCGATCTCGCTGCCGCTCGGGCAATCGGCGGGCGGCGTGCCGATCGGCGTGCAGCTCGTCGGCCGGTACGGCGACGAGGCGTCAGTGCTGGCGCTGTCCACGCAGATAGAAGGGGAGATGCCGTGGAGGGATCGGCAGCCGGGGATTTAG
- a CDS encoding Gfo/Idh/MocA family oxidoreductase, with amino-acid sequence MADKVKILVVGLGNMGASHASAYHRSDGFEIVGIMSRTIKNNKKIPKELAGYPLYEDFDLALKETKPDAVSINSWPNTHAEYALKAIAANCHVFMEKPLATNIADAEKVVAAARAKNRKLVLGYILRVHPSWIKFIEVGKTLGKPLVMRLNLNQQSSGTAWHWHKNLIDSLIPIVDCGVHYVDVMCQLTGAKPVRVHGIGAKLWAEADKQNYGHLHVTFDDGSVGWYEAGWGPMMSETAYFVKDVVGPKGAVSIVAGQGGSSAKDAEEVSDSADIDRHTKTDALKIHYAQVDGDKNFAKPDEIVSMEDEPGHQELCDREQAFFLRAIREDLDLTEQMDAAVNSLRIVLAAEQSIAEKRTVELA; translated from the coding sequence ATGGCCGACAAGGTGAAAATACTGGTGGTTGGTCTGGGCAATATGGGCGCTTCGCATGCCAGCGCCTATCACCGCTCCGACGGCTTCGAGATCGTCGGCATCATGAGCCGCACCATCAAGAACAACAAGAAGATCCCGAAAGAACTCGCCGGCTACCCGCTCTATGAGGATTTCGACCTGGCGCTGAAGGAGACGAAGCCGGACGCGGTCTCGATCAACAGCTGGCCGAACACGCACGCCGAATACGCGCTGAAGGCGATCGCCGCCAACTGCCATGTCTTCATGGAAAAGCCCCTGGCCACCAACATCGCGGACGCCGAGAAGGTGGTGGCCGCGGCGCGGGCGAAGAACCGCAAGCTGGTGCTGGGCTATATCCTGCGCGTCCACCCGTCCTGGATCAAATTCATCGAGGTCGGCAAGACGCTCGGCAAGCCGCTGGTGATGCGCCTGAACCTCAACCAGCAGAGCAGCGGCACCGCCTGGCATTGGCACAAGAACCTGATCGACTCGCTGATCCCGATCGTCGACTGCGGCGTCCATTATGTCGACGTCATGTGCCAGCTGACCGGCGCCAAGCCGGTGCGCGTGCACGGCATCGGCGCAAAACTCTGGGCCGAGGCCGACAAGCAGAATTACGGCCATTTGCACGTCACCTTCGATGACGGCTCGGTCGGCTGGTACGAGGCCGGCTGGGGTCCGATGATGAGCGAGACGGCCTATTTCGTGAAGGACGTGGTCGGCCCGAAGGGCGCCGTCTCGATCGTCGCCGGCCAGGGAGGGAGCAGCGCCAAGGATGCCGAGGAGGTGTCCGATTCCGCCGACATCGACCGCCACACCAAGACCGACGCGCTGAAGATCCACTATGCACAGGTCGACGGCGACAAGAATTTTGCCAAGCCCGACGAGATCGTCAGCATGGAGGACGAGCCCGGCCATCAAGAGCTTTGCGACCGCGAGCAGGCCTTCTTCCTGCGCGCCATCCGCGAGGACCTCGATTTGACCGAGCAGATGGATGCCGCGGTCAACAGCCTGCGCATCGTGCTGGCGGCCGAACAGAGCATCGCAGAGAAGCGCACCGTCGAGCTGGCGTGA
- a CDS encoding ABC transporter substrate-binding protein has protein sequence MTNDNPIHSSVPAGISRRYFLQVTAAGVVTATALGASGLRARAAAYEKFTWISPRGTLEVLDDYPYWSAKKAGYFGDLATDMQPGPSDGTATVKFVDVGQADMGFPSPGVFSFAIQNGMKLKSVFHMGARDTFSLAFRKGQGTNNLKDLEGKTILLGSAAWQAIVDPLLAAQGVDIKKVKYVEAGWPTWGTALAGGQGDAALSWEGLRAEWIAKGLDFEYWLGVKNSKLPANTFVVRAADLEDADKKAFLEKYLRGWAMGLEFGYQNPRAAVEAVFEQFPTLAKNLGPELGTTSILQQINVFRGDMDKRGGWGSHDMASWQGFFDEILKIGQISAPVKAEDVCTNDLIPAANDFDKAKVKADADGVKLSEGFAALDVDKIKAHLFDSAVK, from the coding sequence ATGACCAACGACAATCCGATCCATTCCAGCGTCCCGGCCGGCATCAGCCGCCGCTACTTCCTGCAGGTGACGGCGGCCGGCGTCGTGACCGCCACCGCGCTCGGCGCATCCGGCCTGAGGGCCAGGGCGGCGGCCTATGAGAAATTCACCTGGATCTCGCCGCGCGGCACGCTCGAAGTGCTTGACGACTATCCCTACTGGTCGGCGAAGAAGGCCGGCTATTTCGGCGACCTCGCCACCGACATGCAGCCCGGCCCTTCGGATGGCACCGCGACGGTGAAATTCGTCGATGTCGGCCAGGCCGACATGGGCTTCCCCTCGCCCGGCGTCTTCTCCTTCGCCATTCAAAACGGCATGAAGCTGAAGTCCGTCTTCCACATGGGCGCGCGCGATACTTTCAGCCTCGCCTTCCGCAAGGGCCAGGGCACCAACAACCTGAAGGACCTCGAAGGCAAGACCATTCTGCTCGGCTCCGCCGCCTGGCAGGCGATCGTCGATCCGCTGCTGGCGGCCCAGGGCGTCGACATCAAGAAGGTGAAATATGTCGAGGCCGGCTGGCCGACCTGGGGCACCGCGCTGGCCGGCGGCCAGGGCGATGCGGCGCTTTCCTGGGAAGGCTTGCGCGCCGAATGGATCGCCAAGGGACTCGACTTCGAGTACTGGCTCGGCGTCAAGAACTCCAAGCTGCCGGCCAACACCTTCGTCGTACGCGCCGCCGACCTCGAGGATGCCGATAAGAAGGCCTTCCTGGAGAAGTATCTGCGCGGCTGGGCGATGGGCCTCGAGTTCGGCTACCAGAATCCGCGCGCCGCGGTCGAAGCCGTGTTCGAGCAGTTCCCGACCTTGGCCAAGAACCTCGGCCCCGAGCTCGGCACCACTTCGATCCTGCAGCAGATCAACGTCTTCCGCGGCGACATGGACAAGCGCGGCGGCTGGGGCTCGCACGACATGGCGAGCTGGCAGGGCTTCTTCGACGAGATCCTCAAGATCGGCCAGATCAGCGCGCCGGTGAAGGCCGAGGACGTCTGCACCAACGATCTGATCCCGGCCGCCAACGATTTCGACAAGGCCAAGGTCAAGGCCGATGCCGACGGCGTCAAACTGTCGGAAGGCTTTGCCGCGCTCGATGTCGACAAGATCAAGGCGCACCTGTTCGATTCGGCGGTGAAGTAA
- a CDS encoding ABC transporter permease, with translation MSGGDAIPEFSKAKSGDGQDVSLTNLSAFASGPGIKSGAEVAAILAVAVVIIGGIELALRLFHVPQYIMPPPSSIVYALFDEFPLIAPHLGYTLVELVSGFAIGAIVGLVMAAVITQFPFAEKIVAPYILILVTTPMLALVPLLILRFGFGYTPRIIAVALAAGPMVMINAATGFRRVDSAKIALARSYGASTLQIFWKIRAPMALPMILVGLMIGAIFGLLTAVGAEMVGGGFGLGNRLTSYSSMIQMPQFFAVVLILSTLGILIYVLFFLIGKKWASWET, from the coding sequence GTGAGCGGAGGCGACGCCATTCCGGAATTCTCGAAGGCCAAATCCGGAGACGGGCAGGACGTCAGCCTGACCAATCTTTCGGCCTTCGCCAGCGGTCCCGGCATCAAGTCCGGAGCCGAGGTGGCGGCGATCCTTGCCGTGGCGGTGGTCATCATCGGCGGCATTGAGCTGGCGCTACGCCTCTTCCACGTGCCGCAATATATCATGCCGCCGCCGAGCTCGATCGTTTACGCGCTGTTCGACGAGTTCCCGCTGATCGCGCCGCATCTCGGCTACACGCTGGTCGAGCTTGTCTCAGGCTTCGCCATCGGCGCCATCGTCGGCCTGGTGATGGCGGCGGTGATCACGCAGTTTCCCTTCGCCGAGAAGATCGTCGCGCCTTACATCCTGATCCTGGTCACCACGCCGATGCTGGCGCTGGTGCCTTTGCTCATCCTGCGCTTCGGCTTCGGCTACACGCCGCGCATCATCGCGGTCGCTCTGGCCGCCGGCCCGATGGTGATGATCAACGCAGCGACCGGCTTCCGCCGTGTCGACAGCGCCAAGATCGCCTTGGCCCGCTCCTATGGCGCAAGCACGCTGCAGATCTTCTGGAAGATCCGCGCGCCGATGGCGCTGCCGATGATCTTGGTCGGGCTGATGATCGGCGCGATCTTCGGCCTGCTCACCGCCGTCGGCGCCGAGATGGTCGGCGGCGGCTTCGGCCTCGGCAACCGGCTGACTTCCTATTCGTCGATGATCCAGATGCCGCAATTCTTCGCCGTGGTGTTGATCCTCTCGACGCTCGGCATCCTGATCTACGTGCTGTTCTTCCTGATCGGCAAGAAGTGGGCGAGCTGGGAGACCTGA
- a CDS encoding ABC transporter ATP-binding protein, whose product MSTASARTPKLGVQAATKVYQTGSGDLLALDRCSLDVQPNEIVSIVGPSGCGKTTLLWSMSGLHRLTGGAILLDGKEVTGPRPEIGIVFQEANLLPWRNLDANINFPFEIKGEKPDRAWIAHLLHRVGLDGFGGKFPRELSGGMQQRAAIVRALALKPSVLLMDEPFGALDSFTREEMNRLVEEIWLDTKTTIVFITHSIEEAIFLSDRVVVLTTRPGRVAKIYDVPFARPRSLEIMATKEVFDLTNRIKMDIVGERRPQAQEQPEHKSAEIVRIRP is encoded by the coding sequence ATGAGTACGGCAAGCGCAAGAACGCCGAAGCTCGGCGTGCAGGCAGCGACCAAGGTCTATCAGACAGGTTCCGGCGATCTTCTGGCGCTGGACCGCTGCAGCCTCGATGTCCAACCCAATGAGATCGTTTCGATCGTCGGCCCTTCCGGCTGCGGCAAGACCACGCTGTTGTGGTCTATGTCGGGCCTGCACCGGCTGACCGGCGGCGCGATCCTGCTCGACGGCAAGGAGGTCACTGGACCGCGCCCCGAGATCGGCATCGTCTTCCAGGAAGCGAACCTCCTGCCCTGGCGCAATCTCGACGCCAACATAAACTTCCCCTTCGAGATCAAGGGCGAGAAGCCCGACCGCGCCTGGATCGCCCATCTCTTGCACCGCGTCGGGCTGGATGGCTTCGGCGGCAAATTCCCGCGCGAGCTTTCCGGCGGCATGCAGCAGCGCGCCGCGATCGTGCGCGCGCTGGCGCTGAAGCCTTCCGTGCTTTTGATGGACGAACCCTTCGGCGCTCTCGACAGTTTTACCCGCGAGGAGATGAACCGCCTTGTCGAGGAGATCTGGCTCGACACCAAGACCACCATCGTCTTCATCACCCACAGCATCGAGGAAGCTATCTTCCTCTCCGATCGCGTCGTGGTGCTGACCACGCGGCCCGGCCGCGTCGCCAAGATCTACGACGTGCCGTTCGCGCGCCCGCGTTCGCTGGAGATCATGGCGACGAAGGAGGTCTTCGACCTCACCAACCGCATCAAGATGGACATCGTCGGCGAGCGTAGGCCGCAGGCCCAGGAACAGCCGGAGCACAAGAGCGCTGAAATCGTGAGGATCAGGCCGTGA
- a CDS encoding MurR/RpiR family transcriptional regulator: MTEADSQALRIADEDGDRHDHVRRFPDIISQVKDSYAELRPAERRVADVVLDDVKYAVDASNSALAQRARVSEPTVTRFCRAIGCEGVRDFKLKLAQSLVVGALYLATKPQPANSDSGMPFWNAVFGEARRALQEAERQIDPGQLQKAAELIARARQVTVFGLGGSSSALAQETQYRLFRYGITINAQSDPYLMRMTASTLKPGDLVIAISATGRTREVIEAVELAKHYRANAICVTAPDTELTRVCDVRLAVAVPEYPDTLKPTASRYAFLAAIDLLAVATAYKIDGPARETVRRIKYNAQIHRTGKEMEPLGD; this comes from the coding sequence ATGACCGAAGCTGACAGCCAGGCATTGCGAATTGCGGACGAAGACGGCGACCGGCACGACCATGTCAGGCGCTTTCCCGATATCATCTCGCAGGTGAAGGACAGCTATGCGGAGCTGCGGCCGGCCGAGCGCCGCGTCGCCGATGTCGTGCTCGACGATGTCAAATATGCGGTCGACGCGTCCAATTCGGCGCTTGCCCAACGTGCCCGGGTCAGCGAGCCGACGGTGACACGGTTCTGCCGCGCCATCGGCTGCGAGGGCGTGCGCGATTTCAAGCTGAAGCTGGCGCAGAGCCTCGTCGTCGGCGCGCTCTATCTCGCCACCAAGCCCCAGCCCGCGAACAGCGACAGCGGCATGCCGTTCTGGAACGCCGTGTTCGGCGAGGCGCGACGCGCGCTGCAGGAGGCGGAGCGGCAGATCGATCCGGGACAGCTGCAGAAGGCGGCAGAACTGATCGCCAGGGCGCGGCAGGTGACGGTGTTCGGCCTCGGCGGCAGCTCGTCGGCGCTGGCGCAGGAGACGCAATACCGCCTGTTCCGCTATGGGATCACCATCAATGCGCAAAGCGATCCCTATTTGATGCGAATGACCGCCTCGACGCTGAAGCCGGGCGATCTGGTGATCGCGATCTCGGCCACAGGGCGCACACGCGAGGTGATCGAGGCGGTAGAGCTCGCCAAGCATTACCGCGCCAACGCGATCTGCGTGACGGCGCCGGACACCGAGCTGACCCGCGTCTGCGATGTACGGCTGGCGGTTGCCGTGCCTGAATATCCCGACACGCTGAAGCCGACCGCGTCGCGCTACGCATTCCTGGCGGCCATCGATCTGCTGGCGGTGGCGACAGCCTACAAGATTGACGGTCCGGCGCGCGAGACGGTGCGCCGGATCAAATACAACGCGCAGATCCATCGGACGGGCAAGGAGATGGAGCCGCTCGGGGATTAG
- a CDS encoding NAD(P)/FAD-dependent oxidoreductase, whose protein sequence is MLDIAPSQQAATWLGSFGRALEAGDIEAATNLFAEDCYWRDLLTFTWNIKTMEGQAAIREMLKATLSLAQPSHWHLTGEPSVDDGIVEAWFTFETGVARGEGILRLKDGRCRTLFTAMSELKGFEEQKGPARPLGIRHKADPKRETWAEARAREARDLGVHEQPYCLVIGGGQGGIMLGARLRQLGVPTLIIEKNARAGDSWRNRYRSLVLHDPVWYDHLPYIPFPENWPVFTPKDKMGDWLEMYTRVMELNYWVATKCISAAYDEAEKVWTVVVDRVGQRVTLKPKHIVFATGAYGPPRRIELPGVDSFKGELLHSSQYSTGEKFRGKRVAVIGAASSGHDVSVDLWEAGAKVTMVQRSPTTVVKSDTLMDVGFEIFSEKALARGITTDKADMIVASTPFALVPKGQRALYDVIRARDGDFYTRLSDSGFSIDFGEDETGLLMKAYRTGSGYYIDVGACELILNGEIKVKSGVGIKSLTPNGILFEDGSELEVDAIVCCTGYQSMNETVAAVVSREVADKVGPCWGLGSGVKGDPGPWQGELRNMWKPTAQEGLWFHGGNLALSRFYSKYVALQLKARMEGIATPVYGEPSNSRT, encoded by the coding sequence ATGCTCGACATCGCACCATCGCAACAGGCGGCAACCTGGCTCGGCTCATTCGGCCGGGCGCTGGAGGCGGGCGATATCGAGGCGGCGACGAACCTCTTTGCGGAGGATTGCTACTGGCGCGATCTTTTGACCTTCACATGGAACATAAAGACCATGGAGGGGCAGGCCGCGATCCGCGAGATGCTGAAGGCCACGCTGTCGCTGGCGCAGCCATCACATTGGCACCTGACCGGCGAGCCGAGCGTCGACGACGGCATCGTCGAGGCTTGGTTCACGTTCGAGACTGGGGTGGCGCGGGGCGAGGGGATCCTGCGGCTCAAGGATGGCCGCTGCCGTACGCTGTTCACGGCGATGAGCGAGCTCAAGGGTTTCGAGGAGCAAAAGGGCCCGGCGCGGCCGCTCGGCATCCGCCACAAGGCCGACCCCAAGCGCGAGACCTGGGCCGAAGCGAGAGCGCGTGAGGCGCGCGATCTCGGCGTGCACGAGCAGCCCTATTGCCTGGTGATCGGCGGCGGGCAGGGCGGCATCATGCTCGGCGCCCGGCTGCGGCAGCTCGGCGTTCCGACGCTCATCATCGAGAAGAATGCGCGCGCCGGCGATTCCTGGCGCAACCGCTACCGCTCGCTCGTGCTGCACGACCCGGTCTGGTATGACCATCTGCCCTACATTCCGTTCCCGGAAAACTGGCCGGTCTTCACGCCCAAGGACAAGATGGGCGACTGGCTGGAAATGTACACGCGCGTCATGGAGCTGAACTATTGGGTGGCCACCAAATGCATCAGCGCTGCCTATGACGAGGCCGAAAAGGTCTGGACCGTGGTGGTCGACCGCGTCGGCCAGCGCGTCACGCTGAAGCCGAAGCACATCGTCTTCGCCACCGGCGCCTACGGGCCGCCGCGGCGGATCGAATTGCCGGGCGTCGACAGCTTCAAGGGCGAGCTTTTGCATTCCAGCCAGTATTCCACCGGCGAGAAGTTCCGCGGCAAACGCGTCGCGGTGATCGGTGCTGCAAGCTCCGGCCACGATGTCAGCGTCGACCTGTGGGAAGCAGGCGCCAAGGTCACCATGGTGCAGCGCTCGCCGACGACCGTGGTGAAATCCGATACGCTTATGGATGTCGGCTTCGAGATCTTTTCCGAGAAGGCGCTGGCGCGCGGCATCACCACCGACAAGGCCGATATGATCGTGGCTTCCACGCCCTTCGCTTTGGTGCCCAAGGGCCAGCGCGCGCTCTATGACGTGATCAGGGCGCGAGACGGGGATTTCTACACGCGTCTCAGCGACAGCGGCTTCTCCATCGATTTCGGCGAAGACGAGACCGGGCTCTTGATGAAGGCCTATCGCACCGGCTCGGGCTATTACATCGATGTCGGCGCCTGCGAGCTGATCCTGAACGGCGAGATCAAAGTCAAAAGCGGCGTCGGCATCAAGTCGCTGACGCCGAACGGCATCCTGTTCGAGGACGGCAGCGAATTGGAAGTCGATGCGATCGTCTGCTGCACCGGTTATCAGTCGATGAACGAGACGGTTGCCGCTGTCGTCTCACGCGAGGTCGCCGACAAGGTCGGTCCGTGCTGGGGCCTCGGCTCCGGCGTGAAGGGCGACCCCGGTCCCTGGCAGGGCGAGTTGCGCAACATGTGGAAGCCGACGGCGCAGGAGGGGCTGTGGTTCCACGGTGGCAATCTGGCGCTGTCGCGCTTCTATTCGAAATATGTGGCGCTGCAGCTGAAGGCGCGGATGGAAGGAATTGCGACGCCTGTTTATGGCGAGCCGAGTAATTCGCGAACCTAG